The following are from one region of the Gossypium hirsutum isolate 1008001.06 chromosome D03, Gossypium_hirsutum_v2.1, whole genome shotgun sequence genome:
- the LOC121215615 gene encoding protein arginine N-methyltransferase 1.6 isoform X1, with the protein MNSLISKTLIPPISLSSSTRLTLTPNSLRHFKLHLPRLMSSDSSHRLFQLKLDPLTGNSEWVVIEDNDDLPDCPKEPLLATTSYLDMLNDSCRNKAFRSAIERTVTKPCHVLDIGAGTGLLSMMAARAMGLNGTVTACESYLPMAKLMRKVLHRNRMGKAISVFNKRSDELEVGVDIPSRADVLVSEILDSELLGEGLIPTLQHAYDKLLVENPLTVPFRAVTYGQLVESTYLWKLHDLSGIEAKVSDGIHLVPTGSDSIIQVKSRQYPMHCDAIREEIKLLSEPFEIFEFDFWKRPESNGETKVQVKVIDDGNIHAIVSWWVLQLDREGTVFYSTAPRWINSPASIGYWDWCDHWKQCVWFFRGKGMSVSRGEEVLLEASHTETSVSYNLNVQVPKNDTRQHDHNIRDFQLLLSPERIAIYGDSKWRSSVLAAVRNALQGRVNPLCVVVDDSIFLTLLAANLSKTSHVLSLFPGLREKGAQYLETVVKANCFSMDRVEVPEKRKPCLTLQDTRGKKYSNKLLLRFLSQVDMLIGEPYYYANEGMLPWQNLRFWKDRTLLDPVLSEDALIMPCKGILKARAMSLPDLWSSRRCLGDVEGFDHSIVNTTLGACGELPAPKEGPFLPFSIWQCGEIKELSEIFTILEFDFSKPISSCHGTAQVKFTEGGICHGFVLWVDWIMDTDNSIVISTGPEHRYWKQGVKLLSKPVAVGINGCNSNSEYGSTIVEALLEPSSSELILKHAFL; encoded by the exons ATGAACTCACTTATCTCCAAAACCCTAATTCCCCCCATTTCCCTTAGCTCCTCAACTCGTTTGACTTTGACCCCCAACTCACTGCGTCACTTCAAACTACACTTACCTCGACTCATGAGTTCCGACTCTTCCCATCGACTCTTCCAACTCAAACTCGACCCACTCACCGGAAACTCGGAATGGGTCGTCATCGAAGACAATGACGATCTCCCTGATTGTCCCAAGGAACCACTTTTAGCTACGACGTCGTATCTCGACATGCTCAACGACTCTTGCCGGAACAAAGCCTTCCGTTCAGCCATTGAAAGAACTGTAACCAAACCTTGCCACGTGCTCGACATCGG TGCTGGAACTGGGTTGTTGTCGATGATGGCTGCGCGAGCAATGGGATTAAATGGGACTGTAACAGCAtgcgaatcttatcttccaatGGCGAAGCTGATGAGGAAAGTTTTACATCGAAACAGAATGGGGAAAGCCATCAGTGTTTTTAATAAACGTTCCGATGAACTCGAAGTCGGTGTTGATATTCCTTCTCGTGCCGATGTCCTC GTTAGTGAGATTTTGGACTCGGAGTTATTGGGGGAAGGGCTAATTCCGACTCTACAACATGCATACGATAAGCTCTTGGTGGAAAACCCGCTAACGGTGCCGTTCCGAGCTGTTACTTATGGCCAG CTGGTTGAAAGTACATACTTGTGGAAGTTACACGATTTATCCGGTATTGAAGCAAAAGTATCGGATGGTATTCATCTTGTTCCTACAGGCTCAGATAGTATTATACAAGTCAAATCACGACAGTATCCGATGCATTGTGATGCTATCAGGGAAGAAATAAAACTG CTCTCAGAACCCTtcgaaatatttgaatttgacttCTGGAAACGACCAGAAAGCAATGGAGAAACCAAGGTGCAGGTCAAGGTGATTGATGACGGTAACATTCATGCCATAGTTTCATG GTGGGTTCTTCAACTTGATCGTGAAGGAACAGTCTTTTATTCTACTGCCCCTAGATGGATAAATTCACCGGCTAGTATAG GATATTGGGATTGGTGTGACCATTGGAAGCAGTGTGTTTGGTTCTTTCGAGGGAAAGGTATGTCTGTGTCCCGGGGAGAAGAAGTTCTTTTGGAAGCTAGTCATACAGAGACTAGTGTTTCATATAATCTCAATGTCCAAGTCCCTAAAAATGATACAAGGCAGCATGATCACAACATTCGGGATTTTCAGCTGTTATTGTCTCCGGAAAGAATTGCAATCTACGGAGACAGTAAATGGCGATCATCTGTGTTGGCAGCAGTGAGAAATGCC TTGCAGGGAAGAGTTAACCCGTTATGTGTTGTTGTTGATGATAGCATTTTCTTAACACTTCTCGCTGCAAATCTTTCAAAAACATCTCATGTACTATCATTGTTTCCGGGGTTGAGAGAAAAAGGAGCCCAATATTTGGAAACTGTTGTTAAGGCAAACTGTTTCTCTATGGACCGTGTAGAAGTACCTGAAAAAAGGAAACCTTGTTTGACCTTGCAAGATACTCGTGGGAAAAAG TATTCAAACAAATTATTATTACGCTTTCTTTCACAGGTTGATATGTTGATTGGAGAACCGTATTATTATGCAAATGAAGGGATGCTTCCATGGCAGAACCTGCGGTTTTG GAAGGACCGTACCTTGCTCGACCCTGTCCTTTCAGAAGATGCGTTGATAATGCCTTGTAAAGGAATCCTAAAGGCTCGTGCTATGTCTCTCCCT GATCTTTGGAGCAGTCGCCGTTGCTTAGGTGATGTCGAAGGCTTTGACCACTCTATAGTAAACACCACCTTAGGTGCATGCGGTGAATTACCAGCACCGAAAGAGGGTCCCTTTCTTCCTTTCTCTATATGGCAATGTGGTGAAATTAAG GAGCTAAGTGAGATATTTACCATCTTAGAATTCGATTTCTCGAAACCTATAAGTTCATGTCACGGAACAGCACAG GTTAAATTCACTGAAGGTGGTATATGCCATGGATTTGTTCTATGGGTGGATTGGATTATGGATACAGATAATTCTATTGTAATATCAACCGGACCAG AGCATAGATATTGGAAGCAAGGGGTTAAGCTTTTGAGCAAGCCAGTTGCAGTTGGGATTAATGGATGTAATAGCAATAGTGAATATGGTTCAACCATAGTGGAAGCCTTATTAGAGCCATCAAGTAGTGAACTCATCCTTAAGCATGCTTTTCTGTGA
- the LOC121215615 gene encoding protein arginine N-methyltransferase 1.6 isoform X2, protein MNSLISKTLIPPISLSSSTRLTLTPNSLRHFKLHLPRLMSSDSSHRLFQLKLDPLTGNSEWVVIEDNDDLPDCPKEPLLATTSYLDMLNDSCRNKAFRSAIERTVTKPCHVLDIGAGTGLLSMMAARAMGLNGTVTACESYLPMAKLMRKVLHRNRMGKAISVFNKRSDELEVGVDIPSRADVLVSEILDSELLGEGLIPTLQHAYDKLLVENPLTVPFRAVTYGQLVESTYLWKLHDLSGIEAKVSDGIHLVPTGSDSIIQVKSRQYPMHCDAIREEIKLLSEPFEIFEFDFWKRPESNGETKVQVKVIDDGNIHAIVSWWVLQLDREGTVFYSTAPRWINSPASIGYWDWCDHWKQCVWFFRGKGMSVSRGEEVLLEASHTETSVSYNLNVQVPKNDTRQHDHNIRDFQLLLSPERIAIYGDSKWRSSVLAAVRNALQGRVNPLCVVVDDSIFLTLLAANLSKTSHVLSLFPGLREKGAQYLETVVKANCFSMDRVEVPEKRKPCLTLQDTRGKKVDMLIGEPYYYANEGMLPWQNLRFWKDRTLLDPVLSEDALIMPCKGILKARAMSLPDLWSSRRCLGDVEGFDHSIVNTTLGACGELPAPKEGPFLPFSIWQCGEIKELSEIFTILEFDFSKPISSCHGTAQVKFTEGGICHGFVLWVDWIMDTDNSIVISTGPEHRYWKQGVKLLSKPVAVGINGCNSNSEYGSTIVEALLEPSSSELILKHAFL, encoded by the exons ATGAACTCACTTATCTCCAAAACCCTAATTCCCCCCATTTCCCTTAGCTCCTCAACTCGTTTGACTTTGACCCCCAACTCACTGCGTCACTTCAAACTACACTTACCTCGACTCATGAGTTCCGACTCTTCCCATCGACTCTTCCAACTCAAACTCGACCCACTCACCGGAAACTCGGAATGGGTCGTCATCGAAGACAATGACGATCTCCCTGATTGTCCCAAGGAACCACTTTTAGCTACGACGTCGTATCTCGACATGCTCAACGACTCTTGCCGGAACAAAGCCTTCCGTTCAGCCATTGAAAGAACTGTAACCAAACCTTGCCACGTGCTCGACATCGG TGCTGGAACTGGGTTGTTGTCGATGATGGCTGCGCGAGCAATGGGATTAAATGGGACTGTAACAGCAtgcgaatcttatcttccaatGGCGAAGCTGATGAGGAAAGTTTTACATCGAAACAGAATGGGGAAAGCCATCAGTGTTTTTAATAAACGTTCCGATGAACTCGAAGTCGGTGTTGATATTCCTTCTCGTGCCGATGTCCTC GTTAGTGAGATTTTGGACTCGGAGTTATTGGGGGAAGGGCTAATTCCGACTCTACAACATGCATACGATAAGCTCTTGGTGGAAAACCCGCTAACGGTGCCGTTCCGAGCTGTTACTTATGGCCAG CTGGTTGAAAGTACATACTTGTGGAAGTTACACGATTTATCCGGTATTGAAGCAAAAGTATCGGATGGTATTCATCTTGTTCCTACAGGCTCAGATAGTATTATACAAGTCAAATCACGACAGTATCCGATGCATTGTGATGCTATCAGGGAAGAAATAAAACTG CTCTCAGAACCCTtcgaaatatttgaatttgacttCTGGAAACGACCAGAAAGCAATGGAGAAACCAAGGTGCAGGTCAAGGTGATTGATGACGGTAACATTCATGCCATAGTTTCATG GTGGGTTCTTCAACTTGATCGTGAAGGAACAGTCTTTTATTCTACTGCCCCTAGATGGATAAATTCACCGGCTAGTATAG GATATTGGGATTGGTGTGACCATTGGAAGCAGTGTGTTTGGTTCTTTCGAGGGAAAGGTATGTCTGTGTCCCGGGGAGAAGAAGTTCTTTTGGAAGCTAGTCATACAGAGACTAGTGTTTCATATAATCTCAATGTCCAAGTCCCTAAAAATGATACAAGGCAGCATGATCACAACATTCGGGATTTTCAGCTGTTATTGTCTCCGGAAAGAATTGCAATCTACGGAGACAGTAAATGGCGATCATCTGTGTTGGCAGCAGTGAGAAATGCC TTGCAGGGAAGAGTTAACCCGTTATGTGTTGTTGTTGATGATAGCATTTTCTTAACACTTCTCGCTGCAAATCTTTCAAAAACATCTCATGTACTATCATTGTTTCCGGGGTTGAGAGAAAAAGGAGCCCAATATTTGGAAACTGTTGTTAAGGCAAACTGTTTCTCTATGGACCGTGTAGAAGTACCTGAAAAAAGGAAACCTTGTTTGACCTTGCAAGATACTCGTGGGAAAAAG GTTGATATGTTGATTGGAGAACCGTATTATTATGCAAATGAAGGGATGCTTCCATGGCAGAACCTGCGGTTTTG GAAGGACCGTACCTTGCTCGACCCTGTCCTTTCAGAAGATGCGTTGATAATGCCTTGTAAAGGAATCCTAAAGGCTCGTGCTATGTCTCTCCCT GATCTTTGGAGCAGTCGCCGTTGCTTAGGTGATGTCGAAGGCTTTGACCACTCTATAGTAAACACCACCTTAGGTGCATGCGGTGAATTACCAGCACCGAAAGAGGGTCCCTTTCTTCCTTTCTCTATATGGCAATGTGGTGAAATTAAG GAGCTAAGTGAGATATTTACCATCTTAGAATTCGATTTCTCGAAACCTATAAGTTCATGTCACGGAACAGCACAG GTTAAATTCACTGAAGGTGGTATATGCCATGGATTTGTTCTATGGGTGGATTGGATTATGGATACAGATAATTCTATTGTAATATCAACCGGACCAG AGCATAGATATTGGAAGCAAGGGGTTAAGCTTTTGAGCAAGCCAGTTGCAGTTGGGATTAATGGATGTAATAGCAATAGTGAATATGGTTCAACCATAGTGGAAGCCTTATTAGAGCCATCAAGTAGTGAACTCATCCTTAAGCATGCTTTTCTGTGA
- the LOC121215615 gene encoding protein arginine N-methyltransferase 1.6 isoform X3: MMAARAMGLNGTVTACESYLPMAKLMRKVLHRNRMGKAISVFNKRSDELEVGVDIPSRADVLVSEILDSELLGEGLIPTLQHAYDKLLVENPLTVPFRAVTYGQLVESTYLWKLHDLSGIEAKVSDGIHLVPTGSDSIIQVKSRQYPMHCDAIREEIKLLSEPFEIFEFDFWKRPESNGETKVQVKVIDDGNIHAIVSWWVLQLDREGTVFYSTAPRWINSPASIGYWDWCDHWKQCVWFFRGKGMSVSRGEEVLLEASHTETSVSYNLNVQVPKNDTRQHDHNIRDFQLLLSPERIAIYGDSKWRSSVLAAVRNALQGRVNPLCVVVDDSIFLTLLAANLSKTSHVLSLFPGLREKGAQYLETVVKANCFSMDRVEVPEKRKPCLTLQDTRGKKYSNKLLLRFLSQVDMLIGEPYYYANEGMLPWQNLRFWKDRTLLDPVLSEDALIMPCKGILKARAMSLPDLWSSRRCLGDVEGFDHSIVNTTLGACGELPAPKEGPFLPFSIWQCGEIKELSEIFTILEFDFSKPISSCHGTAQVKFTEGGICHGFVLWVDWIMDTDNSIVISTGPEHRYWKQGVKLLSKPVAVGINGCNSNSEYGSTIVEALLEPSSSELILKHAFL; encoded by the exons ATGATGGCTGCGCGAGCAATGGGATTAAATGGGACTGTAACAGCAtgcgaatcttatcttccaatGGCGAAGCTGATGAGGAAAGTTTTACATCGAAACAGAATGGGGAAAGCCATCAGTGTTTTTAATAAACGTTCCGATGAACTCGAAGTCGGTGTTGATATTCCTTCTCGTGCCGATGTCCTC GTTAGTGAGATTTTGGACTCGGAGTTATTGGGGGAAGGGCTAATTCCGACTCTACAACATGCATACGATAAGCTCTTGGTGGAAAACCCGCTAACGGTGCCGTTCCGAGCTGTTACTTATGGCCAG CTGGTTGAAAGTACATACTTGTGGAAGTTACACGATTTATCCGGTATTGAAGCAAAAGTATCGGATGGTATTCATCTTGTTCCTACAGGCTCAGATAGTATTATACAAGTCAAATCACGACAGTATCCGATGCATTGTGATGCTATCAGGGAAGAAATAAAACTG CTCTCAGAACCCTtcgaaatatttgaatttgacttCTGGAAACGACCAGAAAGCAATGGAGAAACCAAGGTGCAGGTCAAGGTGATTGATGACGGTAACATTCATGCCATAGTTTCATG GTGGGTTCTTCAACTTGATCGTGAAGGAACAGTCTTTTATTCTACTGCCCCTAGATGGATAAATTCACCGGCTAGTATAG GATATTGGGATTGGTGTGACCATTGGAAGCAGTGTGTTTGGTTCTTTCGAGGGAAAGGTATGTCTGTGTCCCGGGGAGAAGAAGTTCTTTTGGAAGCTAGTCATACAGAGACTAGTGTTTCATATAATCTCAATGTCCAAGTCCCTAAAAATGATACAAGGCAGCATGATCACAACATTCGGGATTTTCAGCTGTTATTGTCTCCGGAAAGAATTGCAATCTACGGAGACAGTAAATGGCGATCATCTGTGTTGGCAGCAGTGAGAAATGCC TTGCAGGGAAGAGTTAACCCGTTATGTGTTGTTGTTGATGATAGCATTTTCTTAACACTTCTCGCTGCAAATCTTTCAAAAACATCTCATGTACTATCATTGTTTCCGGGGTTGAGAGAAAAAGGAGCCCAATATTTGGAAACTGTTGTTAAGGCAAACTGTTTCTCTATGGACCGTGTAGAAGTACCTGAAAAAAGGAAACCTTGTTTGACCTTGCAAGATACTCGTGGGAAAAAG TATTCAAACAAATTATTATTACGCTTTCTTTCACAGGTTGATATGTTGATTGGAGAACCGTATTATTATGCAAATGAAGGGATGCTTCCATGGCAGAACCTGCGGTTTTG GAAGGACCGTACCTTGCTCGACCCTGTCCTTTCAGAAGATGCGTTGATAATGCCTTGTAAAGGAATCCTAAAGGCTCGTGCTATGTCTCTCCCT GATCTTTGGAGCAGTCGCCGTTGCTTAGGTGATGTCGAAGGCTTTGACCACTCTATAGTAAACACCACCTTAGGTGCATGCGGTGAATTACCAGCACCGAAAGAGGGTCCCTTTCTTCCTTTCTCTATATGGCAATGTGGTGAAATTAAG GAGCTAAGTGAGATATTTACCATCTTAGAATTCGATTTCTCGAAACCTATAAGTTCATGTCACGGAACAGCACAG GTTAAATTCACTGAAGGTGGTATATGCCATGGATTTGTTCTATGGGTGGATTGGATTATGGATACAGATAATTCTATTGTAATATCAACCGGACCAG AGCATAGATATTGGAAGCAAGGGGTTAAGCTTTTGAGCAAGCCAGTTGCAGTTGGGATTAATGGATGTAATAGCAATAGTGAATATGGTTCAACCATAGTGGAAGCCTTATTAGAGCCATCAAGTAGTGAACTCATCCTTAAGCATGCTTTTCTGTGA
- the LOC107942537 gene encoding chaperone protein dnaJ 13, with protein MKEDDGTGPPNRELYALLHLSPEASDEEIRRAYRQWAQVYHPDKYQAPHMKEIATENFQRICEAYEILSDENKRQIYDIYGMEGLNSGLELGPKLNKVEEIKEQLEKLKRMKEQQKMSALFLPKGSIVANLSLPGFLDGDGIMRGMAMASAVQSQLSKSSALSLSGNLGVEENSGAGAASAVFRHQIASDSTIEFMGSVGLGSLIGVQMTRQLSLHSTATLGIAKSFHDGSINLSNVWTRQLSDTASGNIELLLGPQSSIGVGWQKKDQNTSAAGEVKFGTNSFGISARYTRRFSSKSHGRIAGRIGSAALEVEVGGGRKVSDFSTVRMLYTIGIRGIFWRFELHRGGQKLLIPILLSRDLNPVLATGAFVVPTSIYFILKKFVFKPYYLKREKQKALENMERTATQVQEARKAAAKAQQLLENVANRKRNKQQETGGLVITKAIYGNHKALKKGDELRETNDELASQVLDVTVPLNFLVNDSGQLKLHDGVKKSGIMGFCDPCPGEPKQLHVEYTYHGERYEVAVDDYEELIIPQIAHRV; from the exons ATGAAAGAAGACGACGGCACCGGACCTCCGAACAGAGAACTGTACGCACTGTTACACCTATCACCGGAAGCCTCCGATGAAGAAATCCGTAGAGCTTATCGTCAATGGGCTCAAGTTTACCATCCTGACAAATACCAAGCTCCTCAC ATGAAGGAAATTGCTACAGAGAATTTCCAAAGAATCTGTGAAGCATACGAAATCTTATCTGATGAAAACAAGAGACAAATATACGATATTTATGGTATGGAAGGATTGAATTCTGGATTAGAACTTGGCCCAAAGTTGAATAAAGTAGAAGAGATTAAAGAACAGCTTGAGAAGCTAAAAAGGATGAAGGAACAACAAAAGATGTCGGCCCTTTTTCTACCCAAGGGTTCAATAGTTGCCAATTTGTCATTGCCTGGGTTTCTAGATGGTGATGGTATTATGAGAGG AATGGCTATGGCTAGTGCAGTTCAATCTCAATTATCGAAAAGTAGTGCTCTTTCATTAAGTGGAAATTTGGGAGTCGAAGAGAATTCCGGTGCTGGAGCTGCTTCGGCTGTGTTTAGGCATCAGATTGCTTCTGATTCTACTATCGAGTTTATGGGATCGGTTGGTTTAGGTAGTCTAATAGGGGTGCAAATGACACG TCAGTTATCTTTACACTCAACTGCGACACTGGGTATTGCTAAGTCTTTTCATGATGGCTCGATTAATCTTTCCAATGTATGGACTCGTCAACTTTCCGATACAGCAAGTGGAAAT ATAGAGCTTTTACTTGGTCCACAGTCATCTATTGGGGTTGGATGGCAAAAGAAAGACCAAAATACGTCTGCTGCTGGAGAAGTGAAG TTTGGCACAAATTCTTTTGGCATATCAGCTCGTTATACTCGTCGTTTTTCCTCAAAATCTCATGGTCGTATTGCAGGCAGAATTGGAAG CGCCGCTCTTGAGGTTGAAGTTGGTGGTGGGAGGAAAGTGTCTGATTTTAGCACTGTTCGCATGTTGTATACAATTGGAATTCGG GGTATCTTTTGGAGATTTGAGCTGCACCGTGGAGGCCAAAAGTTACTTATTCCT ATTTTGCTTTCCAGGGATTTGAATCCTGTTTTAGCTACTGGAGCATTTGTAGTTCCAACATCAATTTACTTTATACTGAAG AAATTTGTGTTTAAACCGTATTACCTTAAGAGGGAAAAGCAGAAGGCATTAGAGAATATGGAAAGGACTGCAACCCAG GTTCAAGAGGCAAGGAAAGCAGCTGCAAAAGCTCAGCAGTTGTTAGAGAATGTAGCCAACAGGAAAAGAAATAAGCAACAAGAAACAGGTGGACTCGTTATTACCAAAGCAATTTACGGAAATCATAAAGCTTTAAAGAAAGGAGATGAGCTGAGAGAAACAAACGATGAGTTAGCCTCACAAGTGTTGGATGTAACAGTACCTCTTAACTTCCTTGTTAATGATTCAGGGCAACTTAAG CTTCATGATGGTGTAAAGAAGTCAGGTATCATGGGCTTCTGTGATCCTTGCCCCGGAGAACCTAAGCAATTGCACGTGGAGTACACTTATCACGGCGAAAGATACGAG GTTGCTGTGGATGATTATGAGGAGTTGATAATACCCCAGATAGCACACAGAGTCTGA